The following proteins are co-located in the Silene latifolia isolate original U9 population chromosome 1, ASM4854445v1, whole genome shotgun sequence genome:
- the LOC141629993 gene encoding F-box/kelch-repeat protein At3g23880-like, with product MKCLKTTHCMPLDVILEILVWLPAKSALRFKCVCKEWYNLINTPLFAKLQLNKSLKPDSRHNRILLCNANFSISIVDDLYDPLKWIQLNWPEDTVTGEDIIGIVGSCNGLVCFEVVIKENWPNDTTRFYYKVRCFLICNPTTRTFKLILPCSEMKLTNDLISNGFGYDSEHDDYKIVGTRSYWRDDDGDRHVFIYSLKTDLWSSPTPLNLVSTERRCWTIINSGAILVNDMLHYLLSFVTQGPTNEYKIARFDIVSEKWRDDLSLPEVNGYVQFGNLDGRLNLHVGESSEIWKMEEDGSWKKMFRLPQDLRGRYPIAHSGSHSSLLQHYQSDRTELFWYDQRDKKRIPFKPEPLQRYCRSVILCIASLVTIPGSPLTKLQQVDDGV from the coding sequence ATGAAGTGTCTAAAGACGACTCACTGTATGCCATTAGATGTTATCCTCGAAATACTGGTTTGGTTACCGGCTAAATCTGCCCTACGCTTCAAGTGCGTATGCAAAGAGTGGTACAATCTTATAAACACCCCTCTCTTCGCTAAACTTCAACTTAACAAATCCCTCAAACCCGACTCACGACACAATCGTATCCTTTTATGTAATGCTAATTTTAGTATTAGTATTGTTGATGATCTTTATGATCCCTTGAAATGGATCCAATTGAATTGGCCTGAGGATACCGTAACAGGCGAGGACATCATAGGTATTGTAGGCTCTTGCAATGGCTTGGTTTGCTTTGAAGTTGTAATAAAAGAGAATTGGCCTAATGATACCACTAGGTTTTATTATAAAGTTAGGTGCTTCCTTATATGCAATCCTACAACGCGTACTTTCAAATTAATCCTTCCTTGCTCAGAGATGAAATTGACGAATGATTTGATATCAAATGGTTTTGGTTATGATAGTGAACACGACGACTACAAGATTGTAGGGACTAGAAGTTACTGGAGGGATGATGACGGAGACAGGCATGTGTTTATATACAGCCTGAAGACTGATTTATGGAGCTCTCCTACTCCCCTTAATCTCGTTTCAACCGAGAGACGATGTTGGACAATAATCAACAGCGGAGCAATATTAGTAAACGATATGCTACACTATCTTCTTTCCTTTGTGACACAAGGCCCCACCAATGAATATAAAATTGCTCGCTTTGATATCGTTTCTGAGAAATGGAGAGACGATCTAAGTTTACCGGAAGTGAATGGTTATGTACAATTTGGAAATTTGGATGGACGGTTAAATTTACATGTTGGTGAATCAAGTGAGATTTGGAAGATGGAAGAAGATGGTTCATGGAAGAAGATGTTTCGTCTTCCTCAAGATTTACGCGGGCGATATCCAATTGCTCATTCCGGGAGTCATAGTTCACTGCTTCAACATTATCAAAGTGATAGAACTGAACTGTTTTGGTATGATCAACGAGATAAGAAAAGGATACCATTCAAACCAGAGCCATTGCAGAGGTATTGCCGATCAGTCATTCTTTGTATTGCAAGTCTCGTTACGATTCCAGGGTCCCCCTTAACCAAATTGCAACAAGTCGACGATGGAGTTTAA